A stretch of Cystobacter ferrugineus DNA encodes these proteins:
- a CDS encoding transposase, translating to VLFLPPYSPDLNPIELLWNKLKELLKSMEARTLQALDDAIARAMDLITCEDIDGWFRHCGYKI from the coding sequence GTTCTCTTCCTTCCCCCTTACTCGCCGGACCTCAATCCCATTGAATTGCTCTGGAACAAGCTCAAGGAACTGCTCAAGAGCATGGAGGCGCGCACTCTACAGGCGCTCGACGACGCCATTGCCAGGGCCATGGACCTCATCACGTGCGAGGACATCGACGGCTGGTTCCGGCATTGTGGGTATAAGATATAG